The genomic region GTTAGCCAAGAttgggaaacaacctaagtgtccatcaacagatgaatggataaagaaattgttatCTGTCTATCTTTTTAGTTGTGATATgtatatgaaatattattcaggcttaaaaaaagcaggaaatcctgccatttgtaactatagatgaacttggaggacattatacaacactaagtgaaataagccagtcacagtcaaatattgcatgatatcacttatatgtggaatctaaataagtCCAATTTAGAGAAACAgtataatggtggttgccagaggatgagggggtgggggaaatggggaaatgttgatcaaagggtacaaacttccagttataagatgaataagttctagagatctaatgcacatcatggtaactatagttaataatgaaGTATTGTTTACTTGAATTTTAAGAAATCCTATAATCCTTTGGTATTTACAAATAGATTTATCTATAATTTTGTTGTAAATTGGAAAAGTAAGTAGTTTCATAAATGTGTCTTTCTATGCAGAATCAGCTGGCTTGCCATTTAAAATTATCAGGATAAAAAACATCAAAACAATACATTTTCTAATGGCTTCATTGTTAAAACAAAAAGGACATTAAGTTATAACACTTTTACACTTCATTTATTCGTTCATTCAGTCACctaccaaaaattattttaaaagtcctaGATGACCTGGTCTGTCTTCATATAGTATTCCGTCATTAATGTCTTATAAACTTATTATAGTTAGCCCATAAGATTATAATTTTCATGAGTTCTTTCCCTAAAACCacaaccatcttttttttttttttttaataaatttatttatttatttatttttggctgtgttgggtcttcgtttctgtgtgagggctttctccagttccagcgagcgggggccactcttcatcgcggtgcgcgggcctctcccattgcggagcacaggctccagacgcgcaggctcagtagttgtggctcacgggcctagccgctctgcggcatgtaggatcttcccggaccagggctcgaacccatgcagGGTTCcatctgcattggcaggcagattcttaaccactgcgccaccagggaagcccaaccacaACCATCTTAATAGCAAAGTCTATATAGGGATTCTAGCAATGAAAATAATGTTTCTAAGGCTTATACTCACATCTATCTCGATCTTTAATACAAACAAATTGAGAAGAAAGTTCTAATATACTAATATGAAAAAAGGACTCCAGCCGGACATTATCATACAAGTTGCTTTACAGTATTGTTTGTCATTTAAATTTGAAAGTAATATGATCACAGTAAAAGGATTTGTTCAGGGtgtctttaaaagttaaattctcaggtcttccctggtggtccagtgggtaagactccatgcgcCCAACGCAGGaggcccaagttcaatccctggtcagggaactagatcctgcatgcatgttgcaactaagagttcgcatgccgcaactaagaagtccactaAGAAGccggcatgccgcaactaaagatcctacatgatgcaacgaagatcccgcgtgccacaactaaggcccaatgcaaccaaaaataaacaaataaataaatattttttaaaaaggttaaattcTCAATGTATATTAAAAAGATCCTCCGATCTTAAGTACGTGTGCACACACGCGTtagcgcgcgcgcacacacacacacacaggcctttACCATAATATGAGTCTTCACTTTTCCCTTCTGAATCACGAAAGTACCTCCCATTCCTACAGGCTTATCTCCATAATGTTTTTCAAGAGTCTGTCTCATACAAGTCACAAAGTTAAGTTTTCCAGTTCTTCTTTTGGCTTTCACCTCAATGACCTAGAGAGGACATAAATATACATACCATTGTTCTAAGCTgcaaaatattatgtaaataacTACCCAAGTGAAACATTACATAATTCAATGCCATCAAGCAAATATTCACTTGTTTGCTTCGAGCACCCAGATATGAGAAGTGTCTCAATCCTCTAAGTcttaataatatatatagtattataatatatatatatgaattatgtatcATTTACTCTAATAATGTCGTATTTATGCTTTCTTGGACTGAGAAAGAGAGTTATagctaaattttataaatttatagccAAATTCTACACTGAACTCTAGAGGTTCTTATTATATGTCAAGGTGGTGAAAGACTGAGAATTCTTTGGTTTAAAGGGATTAACTTCTGATAActggagggaggagaaatgattatgttttctcatttcctttaaaaatctggACTTCTGTTACCTTATTAGGTATTTTTGCTTCACTATCTCATTTCCCAAAGTGGCTGAAGTAGTTATCTCTACAAGATCTGGGAGTTCTCACAACAGCTAAAACTgaaatcatctttaaaaaaaaaataacagctttattggggatataattcacataccatacaatccaCCTATttgaagtatacaattcaatgggtTTCAGTATATGTATAGAGTTGTGCGACCATCATTACAATTTTGGAACATgaaatcatccttttttttttgtactaacAGGAAGTAAATATGAAGTGAGGCATTAATTCTCCTCACCTCTTCTATAATTTTTTGCTCCCATCATTTCTGTCTATCTCAATCAATGTCTGATCAGTCAGAAATGAGTAAGTTACATATATACTAACTATATAGGTAGACATTATCTACTTCAGCTGCATGGTTCATCTATTTGACTAACTCACTCCCCACAGGAACATCCTATTACTTTTAGTTCCTTGGAAAAAAGGCTATCACTTACTaagtattattctttattttttcttttttaaatttttgtttgtgttgtgtctttgttgctgcgtgcgggcttcctctagttgaggaaagcgggggctactcttcgttgcggtactaGGCCTTCTCATCGCGATTGCTTCcctgttgcagagcgtgggctctaggcacacaggctcagtagttgtggcgcatgggcttagttgttccatggcatgtgggatcttcccagaccagggctcgaacccatgtcccctgcattggcaggcgggttcttaaccactgtgccaccagggaagcccaaagtatTATTCTTAACCTTAGTTTTAAATGAGACTTTCACTCTGCCTGTAGTACTTTCTGAATCTTTCATAACTGGGTTATTTAAAGAAGTTTGGGACTTAGATAGCTTTGGATTTTCTTAAGAAAACTACATTAGTAGCAATAAGCATTCAAATTTTTAGCTATCTGAGAACTTTTGGAGAATGCTGCATTTTTAGAACAAAATCACCTTTCCAGGTTGGCCTTCACTGGCAAAAAGATTAGCCAGTAATGCAAACCCAAAATCCTGATATTTCTCACTGTATTTCTCAAGTAGGCACCCTCCATCTGCAGAGTTAACATGAGCAAAGTAACTTCCATTCACAGGAGGTTTGTGTTCACTTTCTGTCTGAACAACTGGcataaactgaaaagaaaagtaaataatgtAATTAGTCAATCCTAGTATCTCTATGCAAAGAGAACATCTTGAATAATGTAACAAAATATTTTGTCCTAGACTTTAAGACATTTTATTTCAAGATCTaataataaaacatgaaaaataaaatatttaatgttagattcaaaatgttaaagatttacaaatatcaaaaaactgaaaaaacattttagaaaatgtttacaGTATTATAGTGTTTCTATAAGATTGTGACATTTGCATcaaaatttctcatttatttatttatttatttatttatttatgccaagtggcttgcaggatcttagttccctgaccagggattgaacccgggcccttggcagtgaaagtgccgcgccacgtcctaaccactggacccccagagaagtccctaaaatttctcacttaaattttaaactttttctgtcTTGAACACCAGGCAAATTATATTAATGTTTCTGTAAACGGACTTGTATGATTACTGATTAACAGTCACACCTGTAAGAGGCTGTGAGAGAATGGGCAGACTGAGCAggttattcattcttctgttcgTGAGATGTGAAGAAACAGTGATGTTTTTATGCTGGAAATGTGTTAACATACCAAGTGATAGATATTACCTTTTGTAAATAATAATCATACTACTGGGGTAGGTCCCCGCAATTTGGTCTGAAAGAGGGAGTTGATTAGatcattaaatatttcattcatcTTCTGATTGAAAGCTGCCCTTATACCAGCAAAGATCATAGAGAACTTAGGAATCCTCTGATGTGTAAGGATTGAAATCTTTCACGTCCAGAGTCCTCAGCAAATCACAGTAGGACCTTCGATGGACTCCTCTAATACTGAGTGTATGCCATAAGAAAATCTAAATTAGAGATGAGTGCTCCATTTCAGTTGGACTAATTGGAGCATGTGCTAGACTCCAAATCTGTATCAAACAGCAACAAATCTGTAGAGAGGTATGACATCAACCACTTACAATTCATTCAGAAGACAAGATTTCTGATAGGGCAGTAAAAGGAAAAAGGCAAACTAAGTGtcaaaccaataaaataaaataattatatatatgctgACCTCAGAATTGAATCCAAGAGTCTGAAATGGGCCTGCTCCTGCTCCAAGAACAAAAGCTCCAGGAAGCTGGATTTCTTTTGCGATTTTATTTAGATCATAAACCTATACAAGAGGAAACACATATTATTTAAATCTTATTTATATAAATTCCCAGGTTTACTTTTTATTACTGTATCCATTAACATTTCCTTGTCACATTGGTCAATGGACCTTCTAATAATAAAAACAGGAATCAACCCAATTTTCATAATCTTCATGTGAatgtgaaaagtaaaagaaacttactttttttttatttacaagaGGCAATAAGTAAGGCACACCTCCTACTTCTGCAATTCTAGTTTTCCCACAGatacctaaaaaaaataaataaaaaaagccATCTTAAAAATAGGCAAACATCTAAATTTAAGTATAAAATGCCAGAAGACACTAATTTATTAAGAGTATATAACTTTTCAGTTCATAGTTTTACAAATAGCAGGGGTTGGAAAATGTAAGTAGCTAGGATCCCTGTCCTGTTCTAACTTCCTGTGTTTCTAATACTGTCATAACCAAGCATGACTTGATATAGTTAGTAGCATAAAGGCAATCGAAAGTTGATgatacacaacactgtaaagcaactatactccagtaaaaattaataatataaaaaaaagaaagttgatgATAGGGCAAGGGCTAGCACTGCAGCCAGTGTTTGGATTGGATGAGGTTTCTAGAATTGGTCTATAATGacttattcctttaaaaatctttcttttgggggagggagggttttagctaaaattatattttaatttaaaatatcctggtaaaatattacttcttttaaaaatccatattgtggggcttccctggtggcgcagtgattgagagtctgcctgccaatgcaggagacacgggttcgagccctggtctgggaagatcccacatgctgcggagcaactgggcctgtgagccataattactgagcctgcgcgtctggagcctgtgctccgcaacaagagaggccgcgatagtgagaggcccgcgcaccgcgatgaagagtggcccccgcttgccacaactagagaaagccctcgcacagaaacggagacccaacacagccataaataaaataaatttaaaaaaaaaaatgcaaacctttaaaaaaaaaaatccatattgaGAAGTCCTCTTGTTAGAGTTGTTTGTTCCAAGGTTGTTTATAAAAATGACAAGTAATTTTAGGTAACTTCAGATGCTGGGAACTTTCtacttacatttttaattaaacgTCACAGGTACAGCTAGACACTGTTTGGGAaaaggcacattttttttttttttttaatgtagagtgGAAAATCATTACCTTTTATCTGAGAAAAAGTAGTCTTATAAATTTCATACTAACATCATTCCATAATAAATGTAGATATAATTGCTCAATTCAGCTATGCAGAGGACACATGTACAGAATTCTGTGAGGTTCCATTTATAATTAGGGATTTTGGAAATGTTTTCCATGGGATCGGCAGAAATTACTCACTTATAAGACTCAGAAATGATAGTAACATTAAAGTTTACAGAAGCCATTAGAAGGACTATTTTAGTAGTCTAGGGAAAAGACAAGTAATGAGCTaaaaacagatgaggaaattaagaaaaagaacaaagaaaggagAATAGGCAACTACGGTGAAGGAATGAACTGGAATTATTGACCTATagctaagaaaaagagaaagctagGTGAGATATACAGATTTCAAAGTTGTTGTATCCAAGTAGAATTAAAACCACAGGAGTAGAGGGAAAAGCCAGAGAGATTGGACAGAATAAGAGGATGAGGAAAGAATTCTGGAAAGATTAAAATTTAAGAGCctgccagaaagagaaaggagccagtaaaaatgaggaagaaagaacATCATGGAGGAAGGAAAGGCACCAAGGAAGAAGAGGCAAAGaaccaaggagagaggagaaCCAAGAGGAGAAATAATATCAGGCAGCAGTGGCCAACCAGTATGCAATGTGTAGAGAGactgtaagcagatagggtaggagtccctggagaaagagaaccaggaatggttttcttgacataagagaactcattttggcctaagccattttgtgatctaagcctggccacaatgcttgcccttgaacaggtctcagcaattaatgatcttaagggaacaaaggaatgcaggaacagaaaaaaggcagtgaaacaatagtgcagtgataaagcagagtcctagttcctcctcaagggatatagatAATAATAAATCTTGGAgatctgcaggaactaaggcccccacccaggtggaggatggaatgatgatgttgaccctccagacttcagtcaactaaagcttggactctgtagacctttgccccaattctatgctgaattctcctctgctcaaaccccgtcatgaatatgcatgtactcttagcttaaaacttcccagTTTTGCTGTTGGgcagacactgctttgggaaagatcccccagtgttctccttacttgctgcaagtgacaataaatccttccttctctagTGCTTTGGTTGTCTCTATTGGCccgacacccaccaagaggtgaaccTGGTTTTCGGGTAAAAACACGAAATAATACTAGTAAACACGCCAAGATCACTAGTGACAAGACCAGTTCATGTAGAAAGTACCTAAATATGTTTATGAAAGATCATATATGtaacatatgcatacatatctgGCTTCCTTagtatgtaatttaaaaactcacaaATTATTGACAAGAACCTAGAAAACTCTTTTTCAAACCAACCCTTCGGGTGACAAAATTAAGATTAACTATTTTTCCTTGTACTCTTctgtgttttctggtttttattttaattatttaatcaattatttattttggggtaAAATATATTACCCTTATAATTGGAAGAAACAGAGCTATAAAAAAGTAttatgatagggacttccctggcagtctagtggttaagacttcaccttccaatgcagggggtgcaggttcaatccctggtgggggacctAAGAGCCCAtgtgcctcggggccaaaaaaccaaaacataaaacaaaaaaaaacgtaTTATGATAAATGCTTTCAAGGTGTGAAGAGAAATTGCCATCTGGtacataaaacttctagaatttACAGGTCTACTTAAAATCAAAGACTGAACTAGAAAGACCCAAAAAGAACATTTAACCCAAATCccactaccccccacccccatttcaaTGTATCTGAAGCCCAGATAAATTAATTGGCTTACCCAGGGTAATGAAACCTTAAGTGGCAGAGAAAGAACTAGAGTCCAGGATTTCTGCGTAAAACTGCTTTTTAACAAAGATGTCAATTACCTAATAAAAGAGTGAGTAAGTGTGACTGTTTCTCTCCAAATTCCTCATCACCGTAGGGTATAATGAGAGAACGTTGGACTTTGGAAGCAGacagatctggatttgaatcctgattaTGATTCACACTGAGATTACTTAGCCTCtcttgagcttcagttttctcatctgtaaactggggctaGTACTTACCTTGCagtgttattataaaaatttaacacATCAAATATAGATATCCATCATACTGTCTGACAAATTATATTCACTTAATATTGAAACtgaatggtacaaatgaaccggtttgcagggcagaaataaggacacagatgtagagcacaaatgtatggacaccaaggggggaaagtggtgggggtggtggtggtggtggtggtggtgtgatgaattgggagattgggattgacatatatacactaatatgtataaaatggataactaataagaacctgatgtataaaaaaataaataaaataaaacaaacaaacaaaaaagaaaccgagcaggaccctgtggggctcctgggcacaaaagtctTTTCGTgtccgagcaggaccctgtggggctcctgggcacaaaagtctTTTCGTGTCCCCTGTTTTTTTGTtggtaggaaataggcttcattcagcttctgtgaccttccctgagttccaaagggcaggttcaaacagttgctaatcagggaagggaggggatgaagagacaagggaggagcggtcaagaaacaatagtgcagccttggggcagggtcctggttcctcctcacaGGATATACATAActatatctttgagctcttctgcagaactaaaacccccaccacATGGACacatggaagatgttaactacttgatgaaacattcttcattccagagagaaggttaCAGTTCAATAACCTAGAGAACCATAGATCACGGGACCACCTGAGATGATCCTTAGATAGAAGGAATGCAGGCCTTGCAAGCACCCTGATCCTTATGAGAAGCCCCGCCCCCTGACTGTAAGACTCcccacaacccccccccccactgagtttgggacacacagttttgagggcgtTAGGcctctgtggccccctttgcctggcaaagcaataaaagtattcttttctacttcacccaaaactctcgCCTCTGAGATTCAATTCGGCACTgctgcacagaggctgagtttcaGCATCAGTATTAATTTCCCTTCTCACTTTAAACACTGGCTGGATAATCACTTGACAAATTTGTTGAAGGG from Eubalaena glacialis isolate mEubGla1 chromosome 10, mEubGla1.1.hap2.+ XY, whole genome shotgun sequence harbors:
- the C10H11orf54 gene encoding ester hydrolase C11orf54 homolog isoform X1; the encoded protein is MEHLRRRKMSCAEYSFHVPSLEEVVEVLQKGLTDNFADVQVSVVDCPNLTKEPFTFPVKGICGKTRIAEVGGVPYLLPLVNKKKVYDLNKIAKEIQLPGAFVLGAGAGPFQTLGFNSEFMPVVQTESEHKPPVNGSYFAHVNSADGGCLLEKYSEKYQDFGFALLANLFASEGQPGKVIEVKAKRRTGKLNFVTCMRQTLEKHYGDKPVGMGGTFVIQKGKVKTHIMPAEFSSCPLNSDEDVNKWLRFYEMKAPLVCLPVFISRDPGFDLRLEHTHCFSHHGEGGHYHYDTTPDIVEYLGYFLPAEFLYRIDQPTETHSFGRD
- the C10H11orf54 gene encoding ester hydrolase C11orf54 homolog isoform X2, producing the protein MSCAEYSFHVPSLEEVVEVLQKGLTDNFADVQVSVVDCPNLTKEPFTFPVKGICGKTRIAEVGGVPYLLPLVNKKKVYDLNKIAKEIQLPGAFVLGAGAGPFQTLGFNSEFMPVVQTESEHKPPVNGSYFAHVNSADGGCLLEKYSEKYQDFGFALLANLFASEGQPGKVIEVKAKRRTGKLNFVTCMRQTLEKHYGDKPVGMGGTFVIQKGKVKTHIMPAEFSSCPLNSDEDVNKWLRFYEMKAPLVCLPVFISRDPGFDLRLEHTHCFSHHGEGGHYHYDTTPDIVEYLGYFLPAEFLYRIDQPTETHSFGRD